GATGAAGTCGGAGGAATGGATCGGTTCAATACCGGTGAGATTGAAAAATCAATCGTAAATATGTACGGCCACTTACAGGGACATATCCAGAGAGGCGTGAACGATCTGGAAAACTTGACAAACTCCCTGCTTCGGCAAAAAACCGATGTCGGTGCCTTTATCCGCGGTGAGAATGCCTATTCCGTCGTAAAATGTTCCTTTAAGGACAATATACAGAAACCAAAGACCGTTACCGATGTAAAGCTTTCGGTTAATATCCTCGATTCCGAGCTTATCAGTCCTATTTTTCACTACCAGGTAACCGTCGAATATCTGATCAAGGACCTGCTTTCCAAGCATGTCATGGATCAGATCGATAAAGAGATCGAAAATCTGAAAGATGAAAGAATCGACGAGGGGCTGGAGGAGCTCAACGATAGCGAGATCATCTTTGAGAAGATGAAGCGGGTGGAGAATTATACCGATGACGATAAGGAGAACCCGAAGTCCAATCGGTATAAGTTTATGGCGAAGAAACTGATGGAACGGCTTGAGGGGCTTCGTGCCGAGATCGATCCCGAAGAGTTCGATCAGCTCAACATCAGAGAAAATCTGAAAAACATCGTCGATATCGAGAACATAAGAAACCGTGGGTACAATACCGCCGTCAACTCCATCACCTCCATTCTCGACACCTCGAAGATGGGGTATCAACACATCGAAAACCTGAAAAATGCCCGTGAACTTATTATTCAGGAATATGAGGATACCGACTACGCATTACTGCCGGATGAACGCTATCAGGTTAGACTCAAATACTACGACAATGCCCAGTTGATTGAGGAAAGAAAATCGTACGATGTTCAGCTTCGTTCTTTCGAAATTGAGGTTCAGCATCTTTGGGATGTCCTTGAGATGGTCTATGAAGACACCAAACTGTTTAAGCGCGTCACCGATTATCCCGATCTTGCCAAGATCTATAAGAATAAGATTAGAAAGAAGATTAAAGCCAAGACAGGTGATCCCCTCTATGAAGACATAGACAAGGTTTGGGATGAGATTTCCTTTGTGCAGCCTGCCGAAACGCAGGTAGAAAAGATGAACCGTACCTATATGTTTGAAAAGGATAAGGTGCGGAAAAAATTGATCTTGATGAAGGATAAACTGCAGGAGATGTACGGTTTTCGTTATCCGGTCCAGCGCCGTGTCATGGAAGATCGTCTCGATTTTCTCCAGAAAGAGTTCAATCGTTTTGAGTATTTAATTAATCCTTATCATATTCAGCCTGGTCTTCTTCTTGATGTGGACATCACTTCCATTAAGAGAAAGAAGGCAACCTTAGACGGTATGGCGAATGTGCTCAACGAATTTCTGCACGGCGTTTCAAAGGGTTTCCAGGATGCCGCTTTTGCATCTTTCAGCCGACGACGGAGCACCGTCAGGGATGATATCGATCAGCATTTCGCTTCGGTTGCCGAGTTCGAAGAGCGGCAGGCGGAGGAGGAGGGAGGCGCACTTCCTACTCCAAGCAAGGGACAGGCGTATCTTGATATGCTGAACGATAGTGCCGACGCAGGGGCTGGCGAGGTATCGACCGTTGTGGAAGAGGCTCCGGTTTCCAAGCCCGCTACAACGCGAAAAAAATCTTCGGCTCCCAAGGGTTTGGTCGATGATGCTCCAAAAAAGAAACGGGGCAGGGGTCGACCCAAAAAGGGAAGCGACGGTCTGAAGAGTTTATAATCGATGTACGCTAAACGCCCCCGACAGCGGGGGCGTTGTTTTTATGGAGACGGGAAGAATGAATATGAATATGTACGAATTCGAGACCCTTTCCACCAAGGATGGTTTTAATCGGTCTTTGAGCCATTTTCGGACGGTCTCTTCCTTAATAGATAATTTCGAATCCCATATCAATCTCGCGGATCTTCTAAACGAAGCCCTAAACGAAAAAGAGATTGATCATAGGCAGATTATGCCGATTGTAAGGGCCCTTTTGGTGGATAAGTATGCTTATCGTTATGAGAGCCTGACATTGCCGCAGTCCATTACCGAGTTTGCTCTTTTTGTCGATGAGATAAAGCGCTGGAAGGCGGTTGACATTGTCCTGGTCTACTTCCATCCCGACCTTGGTCCCATGGTGCTGAATCCAAAGAACTCGGAGCATTTCGATAGTTTGAACAATATGGCGAGGAGTGAGCTTCTGACCATATATGTCGGAAGCTTTGAAAAGAAAGGGGATGAAAAGCTGGAGTCTAAGGCCCTTGATACGATTGTAAAGCTTTTTTCAGGCAAAAAGGCGAAGGCTCCCGACTCATTGACCAAAGGAAATTTTGCCGCAAAGCCGAGGATACCTGCAAAAGCGGCGGCACCCAAAAAGTCCCAAAAGCGGTCGACGCCTGCGGCATCGGAAACAAAGCATGCAAAGGCTTCGGCTGCGACAGCAAGTCCTGCGGGCGTAAAGGAAAAGGAAGCAGAGGCTACTGCGCCTGCTGCTGGCTCCGGAAAGCGGAGAATGACTCCTTTTTACTCTGTTCCCGTTACCAATGAGCTGTTCCATAACGGGAATGTGGAGGCCTGGAAACGGATCATCCAAAGTTATAACCATAAGCATCCTTCACTGGAGGTTTACATCTATTATGAGGGAGAGCGAATCCATGATATCCACAGTCTCTTTAAGTGGGGCAAGGTTAAGCACGGCAGTGCAATCCTTTTTGCCGTTGCTGGGGAAGATATCAAGGATGTGGCGAAGTTGCAGCGCTATCTCAAACAGGGAGCGAGTCCTAAATTTGAGGAGTTTCTCAAATATCCCATAAGTCAGATTCTCAACCTGTTTTGAACAAGCGAGGGCAAGTATGACAAAGAATATGCATTTTTTTAGCAGAAACAAATATGTAAAAAATCGGGAAACGTGGGAAATTTTCGGACTTCGGGGAAAGCAGGCAATGGAGTTTGCCGCCCTCGATCTCCCCATCTTGCCCGGTTTTATTATCGATGCTTCCGTAACCGCTCACCTGGATCATCAGCCTGATATGAAGCGGTACCTTAAGAACTATATCGGAAAGTGTGAGAGTGATACCGGAAAACGGTTCGGAGATAAAGAGAATCCGCTACTGGTGAAGATTGTTATCAGTCCGAACCTTGCGATCGTATCCTACCCAACCTTGCATAACTTTGGGTTGACGGACGAAACCATTCCCGGATTTAACCAATTCGTGGGTGAGGATTTCGGTTACCACGAGGTCCTTTTCCTCATCAAAGGCTATCTGCAGATAGAAGAGAAGATAGCTCAGCTTGAAGAGCGTCAAAAGGATGCGGAAAAGATTACCTCATTAATCGAAAATCTTCAAAAGGGGATGGAAAAAAATGACAAAGCTGAAAAATTCAAGTCCTTGATGGAAGAGTACCGAAGGTATCTTCCTGAAGATTTTTTCAGTGATGCCTATACCCAGCTGGAAATTGTCCTTAAGACGATAAGTAAGATGCTGGCCATCGATGAACTTGACGACGAAGATGCCGCTCTTATTGTTCAGCCGATGGTCTATGGAAACTACGGAAAGAACAGTGCCAGCGGTGAGTTTTTTACCCGTAATATCGTAACGGGAGAGAAAAAGCTCGAAGGGTGGTTTGAGCAGAACCGATTCAATAGTATCGAATCTGAAGGAAAAGAGATCGCACAGATCGAAAAGCCGATTTTTGCAGAGTTGGAAAAGGTTGCTGGCATAGTGGAGGACCATTTCAAAGAGATTCGGTCCATCCGCTTTACGGTGGAAAACGGCAAGGTGTGGCTTATCGATCAGCGGCCTTTAATGAGCAAATCGGTTCAGGCGGATGTTAAAACCCTGCTTGATCTCTATGCCAGGAAGATCATCAGCCGAGAAGAACTTATCACCGCCTTTAAACCTGATCAGCTCAACGAGATCCTCCATCCCGTCATCGACGTCAAGTCGACTAAAAGCATGGAGCGAATCGACGGAGGCATTGCAGGTGCCCCCGGAGCGGCAATCGGGAGGATTTATTTTTCCACCGAGACCCTGCTTGACGCCTATAAAAGTGCCCAGCAAAAGGGAGAAGATACCCGGCTGATCCTTTGCATGCCTGCGACCTTTGCCGAAGATGTAAAGGCCATTGAGGTCTCCACCGGTGTTCTTTCCGCAGAGGGGGGATACTCCGCTCACGCTTCGGTTGTGGCGCGACAGTATGGTAAGGTTTCTCTTGTCAATTTCGATCTGAAATTCCGTGGTAAGAAAAAGGCCCTAATCGGTAAGGTCGAATTGAATGAAGGTGATCTCGTAACTTTGAACGTTCCCCACTATGGTGAACCCACTATTTTACTTGGCGAGGCCCAGCTGATCGAACCGGACCCGAAACAGTCGGGGCTGCTTGATTTTATCGACGTTGTCAAGAAGGAGGTGTCGGCCTTCCATGTACGGGTCAATGCTGATAAACCGCGGGATGCCGAACTTGCACGCACCTTCGGAGCCGAGGGAATCGGGCTTTGCCGGACCGAACACATGTTTTTTCAGGAAGAGCGTATCAATGTTTTTCGTGAGATGATTATGTCCGACAATCGTGAAGAGCGGCTGAAGGTCCTGAAAAAGCTGAAGAAGATGCAGCAGAGCGATTTTTATCAGATTTTCAAGGCTATGGAAGGGAAAGAGGTGACAATTCGCTTGCTTGATGCCCCCTTACATGAATTCCTGCCCCATAACGATGAGCAGATGAAAGCCTTCCTTGATTATTTGAAGACAAGCGGAGGCAAGAGCATGAGCCAGCGGGAGGTTCGCGAGCGCTGTGACGCCCTTGCCGAGTTCAACCCGATGCTTGGTCATCGAGGCTGTCGTATTGCTGTGAGTTATCCCGAGATCTATGAGATGCAGATGGAGGCCATTTTCGAGGCTGCCTATAAGCTTGTTTCCGAGGGGAAGAAGGTGGCGCCTGAGATTATGATTCCCCTCATCATGAACCATAATGAGCTGAAGCTCATTATCTACGGAAA
The window above is part of the Sediminispirochaeta bajacaliforniensis DSM 16054 genome. Proteins encoded here:
- the cfpA gene encoding cytoplasmic filament protein CfpA, which encodes MGSIDLPKSPMVFHPTKRSAVGSRNSLAQESRDQQAEVDRLLEEEIDKVMNHISTKLPKEVLERLDVMGGLKEKLYNYFNQNVQNMVNRYLVTSEDELVKKTRNFIDREEMKVLTRYTPKEISTLLDEVGGMDRFNTGEIEKSIVNMYGHLQGHIQRGVNDLENLTNSLLRQKTDVGAFIRGENAYSVVKCSFKDNIQKPKTVTDVKLSVNILDSELISPIFHYQVTVEYLIKDLLSKHVMDQIDKEIENLKDERIDEGLEELNDSEIIFEKMKRVENYTDDDKENPKSNRYKFMAKKLMERLEGLRAEIDPEEFDQLNIRENLKNIVDIENIRNRGYNTAVNSITSILDTSKMGYQHIENLKNARELIIQEYEDTDYALLPDERYQVRLKYYDNAQLIEERKSYDVQLRSFEIEVQHLWDVLEMVYEDTKLFKRVTDYPDLAKIYKNKIRKKIKAKTGDPLYEDIDKVWDEISFVQPAETQVEKMNRTYMFEKDKVRKKLILMKDKLQEMYGFRYPVQRRVMEDRLDFLQKEFNRFEYLINPYHIQPGLLLDVDITSIKRKKATLDGMANVLNEFLHGVSKGFQDAAFASFSRRRSTVRDDIDQHFASVAEFEERQAEEEGGALPTPSKGQAYLDMLNDSADAGAGEVSTVVEEAPVSKPATTRKKSSAPKGLVDDAPKKKRGRGRPKKGSDGLKSL
- a CDS encoding putative PEP-binding protein, translated to MTKNMHFFSRNKYVKNRETWEIFGLRGKQAMEFAALDLPILPGFIIDASVTAHLDHQPDMKRYLKNYIGKCESDTGKRFGDKENPLLVKIVISPNLAIVSYPTLHNFGLTDETIPGFNQFVGEDFGYHEVLFLIKGYLQIEEKIAQLEERQKDAEKITSLIENLQKGMEKNDKAEKFKSLMEEYRRYLPEDFFSDAYTQLEIVLKTISKMLAIDELDDEDAALIVQPMVYGNYGKNSASGEFFTRNIVTGEKKLEGWFEQNRFNSIESEGKEIAQIEKPIFAELEKVAGIVEDHFKEIRSIRFTVENGKVWLIDQRPLMSKSVQADVKTLLDLYARKIISREELITAFKPDQLNEILHPVIDVKSTKSMERIDGGIAGAPGAAIGRIYFSTETLLDAYKSAQQKGEDTRLILCMPATFAEDVKAIEVSTGVLSAEGGYSAHASVVARQYGKVSLVNFDLKFRGKKKALIGKVELNEGDLVTLNVPHYGEPTILLGEAQLIEPDPKQSGLLDFIDVVKKEVSAFHVRVNADKPRDAELARTFGAEGIGLCRTEHMFFQEERINVFREMIMSDNREERLKVLKKLKKMQQSDFYQIFKAMEGKEVTIRLLDAPLHEFLPHNDEQMKAFLDYLKTSGGKSMSQREVRERCDALAEFNPMLGHRGCRIAVSYPEIYEMQMEAIFEAAYKLVSEGKKVAPEIMIPLIMNHNELKLIIYGKKIEGNTYRGLAQVEEQVRERLGAKPLDYKFGTMIELPVAALGAGEIARYAQFFSFGTNDLTQTTIGLSRDDYTSFMPDYTLFDILSGNPFQILDEHVKELISIAVRRGTLTRPGLTKGLCGEHGAVPSNIAFCMDAGLDYVSCSVYSVPIALLAVAQQNIERRKA